CCACCTGGCCCCCCTTCTCCGCGATCTCCTTCGAGCTGCCTGCCAACTGGCGAGCCTGCTGAGCACTATCCGAGTTCTGCTTCACCGTCGCCGTGATCTCTTCTAGCGCACTGGCAGTCTCTTCAAGGCTCGAAGCCTGTTCCTGGGCACCGGTGGAGATTTCCTCGCTGGCCGACGAGAGTTGGCCCGACGCGTCCGCCAACTGCACCGACACCTCACGCACACCCTCCAAAGCCGTCCGCACCGACACCACCGCCTTGTTCAGGGCCGTGGCCATCTGCCCCACGACGTCGGTCCCCAGATCCGGAGCGTGTTGGGTGAAGTCCCCTGCCGCCAGCGCACTCACCGAGGCCGTGATCGCCGTGACTTTCTGGTGCAGTTCGACCGCGTCCTCCTTGACCTTCTGTTCCATGTGCTTGGCGGCGGTGATGTCGGTGGCGTACTTGACCACCTTGTAGGGCTTGCCGTTGAGGTCCAGGATCGGGTTGTACGAGGCCTGAATCCAAATTTCCTTTCCCCCCTTACCCACGCGCTTGAACTCGTTCGCCACGTACTCCCCGCGGTTCAGCTTGGCCCAGAACTCGCGGTACTCGGGGCTCGCGGCGAACGCGGGCTCGGCGAACATGCTGTGGTGCCGGCCCTGGATCTCGGGCAGGCTGTAGCCCATCGTGCGCAGGAAGTTCTCGTTGGCATTCGCGATGGTTCCGTCCATCTTGAATTCGATGATCGCCTGGGCTTTGCTGACGGCCGCGATCTGGCCCGCGAAATCCGCGTTCTGCTCGCGCTGTTTGCCCACGGCCTCCCAGCTCACTTTTTCCTGCTGCAGGGCCGTTCGGATGCCCCGGACCGTGGCGTTGAACGCCTCGGCCATTTGTCCCACTTCGTCCCGGCCGTTCACGTCGGCGTGCGGGGTCAGATCCCCTTGAGCGACCTCGCCGAGGGACACCATGATCTTGCGGATCGGGCGCGCGATCGTGGCGCCCAGCCACAGGGCGACGCCGAAGAGGATCGCGGTTCCGGCCCCGGCCATCGCCAGCAACTGGAGCCGGGTCGCGACCGCAGCGGTCAGCACCTCGCTCTCGTCCTGGCGCACGAGCACGCTCCAGCCGAAGCCCTTATAGGTCGAGTACCCCGCCGACGCGGAGTAAGCATTGATCTGCGGCACCTTGCGGCGCTTGTGTTCTTCGATAATGAAGCCCGTTTTCCCCTCGGTGCCGAGTACCGCCGCTTTCAGGCCGATCTCGCGCAAATTGAGGGACAAGACCGCTTTCGGGTCGTAGTCGTCCAGCAAGACGCCGGTCTTCGAAATGAGTTGGGTTTCCATCCCTTTGTTCGATTCGCGGACCTCCTGCATGATCGGTTCAACGACCCGCGCCCACGAGGCCCGGTTCGACCACACGCGCACGACTTTTCCGGCCTTGTCCCGGACCGGCGCGGAGAAGCTGACGGCCATCCCGCGGTTCCGGTACACTTCGGCGACCCACTTGTCCTCGCGCACGTCTTGCGCGTAGCTCTCGCCGTCCGGCACCCGCCCGTTTATGCAGGCCTGGAACCACTCCTCGTTCTTGACGTCTCGACCCACGAGTGCGGACGTGTCGAGCGGCTTACCCTCACCGGTGACGGTGTTGGCCGCGATCACCTTGCCGTTCACGTCGGCGACGACCATCAGGTCGTACAGCCCGTAGGTCTTCGTGTAGTAGTTCGCGGCCGCGGTCACCTCGCCCGGCGCCCCCAGGGCCATCGGGTTGAACGCGAACACCTGAACGTCCCCGTACCGCTCGAAGAAGTTCCGCTCGATCTTGTCGATCGTGCCCGAGGCGCGCAGTTCGAGGAGGCGCCCCGATCGGCTCTCCAGGTCCGCACGCGCGTTCGCGTCCGCCACGTAGATCACGGCGGCCATCGGGAACAGTCCGAGCAGAACCAGGGCGGCGGTCAGTTTCCACTTCAGGCTCAGGTCGCGGAGCCGTTTCGAGAGTGACATCGGTACATCTCAGAATCAATTGGGCGTGTTACGTCCGAGGCGCGCGACGAACGGAGGGCGGCCATTACACCGGCGCCCCAATCACCGACCCGGACGCAGTCAACTATGGAATGCGATATTCACACGAGCACTGTATTTTTCAGATAATGCAGTGCCCGCGCGTTCGGTGAATTCGCGCGCCCCAGGCTCCCGCTCCACGCCGGCACGAGGCGACCGAGATGCGGGTCTCGTCGACCGCGTGCCCCTTGGGGTGTTTCTCGTAGAAGCGTCGTACCGTCCCGCGTCGTTGCACGCCGGAAACGGCAACGTAATCCGTGACCACCGGAAGTGCCGAGAACCCGATCGGGAGCGCGGTCACCGTCCGACAGTTACAGCCCTGGTGCGTGGGCACGAATCCCGGTGTCGGAGCACAGGTGGGTTGGTTATGCGGTGAGTGCCGGACCGGTCGCGTTCCCGACGAGCCTGTCGATGTTGAGGAGCGAGACGAGGCGCTCGCCGGTGCGCGCGATCCCGTTGAGGAACGAGGTGTCCACGCCCGAACCCAGGTCCGGGGTCGGGACCATCTCTTTGGGTTCCACGTTGAGCACGTCGGACACCGCGTCCACGACGAGCCCGACCACCTTGGTACCCACGGTGACCACGATGATGACCGTGAACGGCGTGTACTCGGCCTCACGCAGATTGAACCGGGCGCGCAAATCGATGACCGGGACCACGGTGCCGCGCAGGTTCATGACCCCTTTGACTTCTCGGGGCGTGTTGGGCAGCGGGGTGATCTTCGAGTACCCCTTGATTTCCTGTACCCGCAATATCTCCAGCCCGTATTCCTCTTCTTGAAGAAAGAACGTCAAAAACTGGCTGCCGTCGGGGGAACCGTTCAGGTCACTCGTTTCGGGCGCGTTCATAGTTTCCCCCCAAAGAAATCGTCGGCACCGACGGAGGCGAGGGCCGGTTCCGGCGCGCCCCGACCGAACTGGGTGTGCAACTGGGCCAGGCCGTGGATGTCGAGGATCATGGCCACGCGTCCGTCGCCGAGGATGGTCGCCCCGGCCAGGCCCTCGACGCGCTTGTAGTTCGCGTCGAGGCTCTTGACCACGGCCTGCATCTGGCCGAGCAACTCGTCCACCAGGACCGCGTGTTTCTTGCCCTGGTCCTCGACGAGCACGACCAGCCCGCGGCACGGGTCGGTGACCTCGCTCGGGCGCCCGAGGATCTCGTGGAGCCGCAGGAGCGGGACCACCTCGCCGCGGACCGTGACCGCCTCGCCGCGCCCGGCGATCCGGTGCATGTCGGCGGGGTGCGGGCGGAACGACTCGACGACCGACAGCAGCGGGAGCACGTACACCTCGCCCCCGAGCCCGACCACCAGCCCGTCCATGATCGCCAGCGTGAGCGGGAGCCGGATGGTGAACGTGGTCCCCTGGCCCATCTGCGTGCGGATCAGGATGTTGCCCTGGAGCGCCTCGACGTTCCGCCGGACCACGTCCATACCGACGCCGCGCCCGGACACGTCGGTCACGGCCTTCGCGGTCGAGAACCCGGCCTCAAAGATGAGCGCGTAGATCTCGGAGTCCGTGAGGCGCTGGCCCTCGGTGATGATGCCCTTTTCGAGCGCCTTTTTCAGGATGCGCTCGCGGTCCAGGCCCTTGCCGTCGTCGGTCAGCTCGATAAAGACGCTACCGCCCTGGTGGTACGCCCGGAGGACGACGCGCCCGGCGGTCGGTTTGCCCACCGCGGCCCGTTCGGACGTTTCCTCTAGCCCGTGGTCGATCGCGTTGCGGACCATGTGCATGAGCGGGTCGCCGAGCTGGTCCACCACCGTCTTGTCGAGTTCGGTCTCCTCCCCGTGCAGCTCGAGTTCGACCGGCTTGTCCATCTTCCGCGACAGGTCGCGCACCAGTCGGGCCATCTTCTGGAACGTGCCCTGCATCGGAACCATTCGCAACGACAGGCTCAGTTCCTGGAGGTCGCGCGAGATCTTCGACAGTTCGGGCAGGGCGAGCGAGAGCACACCGGCCTCGGCGTTGAGTTCGTCGAACTCCTGCTGGGCCATCGACTGCGCGATCACCAGCTCGCCGATGGTGTTGATGAGTTTGTCGAGCCGGTCCTTGTCCACGCGCACCGTTTCTTTGTCCGGCGCACGGCGCGCGGCGGGTTCCGGGTGCCCGTCGGCCTTCGGAGCGGCCGGGGTCGGATGCGGGTGCGCGGCGGCCGGGGTCGGATGCGGGTGGTCGTGGTGGTTGGCCTCGGCCTTCGGGGCCTCGGCCTTCGGAGCAGCCGGGGCCGGGTGCGGATCGGCCTTCGGAGCGGCCGGGGCCGGGTGCGGGGCCGCCGGGCGGTGGCCGTGGCCCGGCCCGCCCACCGCGACCCGCAGCTCGGCGAGCAGGTTCGGCAGGGTCGCGTCCTCGGCGAGTTTGCCGCGCTCGTTCGCCCACGTGCGGACGAACTGGACCTGGCGCTTGAGGGCGTCGGTACTGGCGAACACGAGGTCCATCGGCTTGCCCTGCAGGAGCACCTTGCCCTCCCGGGCCAGGTTCAGCAGGTTCTCGGCCTCGTGCGCGAGCATCTGCACGGCGCTCAGGCCGAGCATGCTGGACACGCCCTTGATCGTGTGGAATCCGCGGTACACCGCGTTGAGCGCGTCCGCGTTGGTCGGGTCGCCGTCGATCGTCAGCAGGTTCCGGTCCGCGGTCTCCAGGTGCTCGGCAGCCTCGGCGCAGAAATCACCGATCATCGCGCCGTTCTCGTCGAGGAGCGACTCCCCGGGCGTGCGCGGCATCTCCACCGGGGGCAACTCGCTAAAGCTCGCCGCGGGGTCCGGGGCGGCGGCGGCCTGTGAGCGGTACGCGGCCAGTTCGCGCGCCACCGCGTCCTCGGTTAGCGCGCCGCTCGCCATCAGGTGGTCGCTCAGGGGCGGGGCACCTTGTTCCTGCCGGATCAGCACGCGCCCGAGGTCGCCTTCGGTCAGATATTCGAGCCGGATCGCGGCTTCACTGAAGCCCTCGTCGGCTCCCATCCACTCCACCATGTCCCGCAACTGGTCGATCGTCATCAGCCCGGCCTGGACCGCAACAGCGGCGGCCGTTTGGCGCCCGTCGCGGTAGCGCACGAGCGCGTCGAGTGCTTGTTCGGCCGTGATCGCACTGCGCTTCACGAGGAACGCGGCGAACCGGATCGGATCGGGGGTCGGGAGCCGGCGGTCGAACGTCCCGAACAGCGAGGCTCCCGGGTTCTCGATGCGCGGCGGCATCGGGGCCGAGCGCTCGGGAGGTGGAGGTGCGGCCGGGGTCGGGCGCTCGGGTTCGCGCGGCGGCGCTGGGGTTGCTGGAGCCGGCGGGGGAGTGGGAGCGGCAGCGACAGGTGCGGCAGGAGCGGGTGCCGGGGCGCTCGCGGCGAGCGCGACGGTCGCCTTAATCATGTCCGGGGAGAACGCGAAAACGTCGTTGATCGCGGTGAGTGGTTGTGCGGTTTCGAGGTGGACCGTCCAGGCGACGTAGCACCGTTCCGGGTCCAGGTCGGCCAGCGCGGGGAGCGCAGACAGGTTGAGTTCGACGCGCCCGACGGTACCGAGCTGCGCGAGTTCGCGGAGCAACGGGAGCGGGTCCAACCCCGAGCGAAGCGCTTCGGGGTGCGGGGTCACCGTCACGACGTATGCGGTCACGCGCTGTTCCACCGGTTCTGCGGGTTTGAGGCGGTCGAGTTCGTTCGGGGTTTCCCACCACGATTTGGACGCGCGAGTGTTCGTACCGGCGGGCGCTTCCGCACCCGCGGATTCCCCCGCGCTGACCGCGGCGCCCTCGGCCGCGAGCCGGGCGACCAGTTCCTCGGTCCCATCGGGCGGCGGCTCGTCGTGCCGGGCCGCGTTCACCAATCGGGTGAGCACGTCCGTCGCTTCGAGTAGGATGTCCAGCCCGCGGCGCGGAACCTGGCCGTTGGCGCGGAACCGTTCGAGGAACCCCTCGACGGAGTGGGTGAACTTCGCGATGTGGGGGAACCCGACCGCGTCCGCCCCGCCTTTAACGGAGTGGGCGGCCCGGAACGCCTCGTCCACCGCGGTGGAATCGGGCGGTCCCTTTTCCAGCCGGAGCAGGGCGCCTTCGAGGGTCGCGAGGTGGTCGATGGCCTCGTCGAAGAACGTTTTTCGGTACGCCGTTGGGTCGATCCGCATTTCCGCTCCGCCTGGTCCGGGGCGCGCGCGGGTGCGGGCGCCGGGGAGAAGGTGAATGTCAGGGCACGAGTCGTTTCACGACCTGAATGAGCCGCGTCGGGTCGAACGGCTTGGTCACCCAGCCGGTCGCGCCCGCGTTGCGGCCCTGTTCCTTGCGCGCCATCTCGGTCTCGGTGGTCAGCACCAGGATCGGTGTGAACCGGAACGAGGGTTTCGCGCGCAAGCGCTCGATCAGGGCGATGCCGCCCATGATCGGCATGTTGAAATCGGTAATCACCAGCTGCACGGTCTTGTTGGCGACCTTGCGCAGGGCGTCCTCGCCGTTAATACCTTCGAGCACCGCGAACCCGGCTCCGCGGAGCGTGTCGCCCACCATTTGCCGCATCGTGGGCGAGTCGTCCACGATCAGGACGGTCTTCGTCATCGGTTCCCTTTCCCGAGTTCGCAACCCGGTCCGATATTGGGCCTGGACAAGTGCGTTCAAGACTGCGCGACAGCGCCCCCCAGCCCCACGAGGCGGAAGTCCGCCGCGAGCGGGCCGGTCACGCCGACGATGTCGCACCGCCGGCGCTGCTTCATGAGTTCCCGACCGAGCGACAAGAAGATCTGGAGCGCGGACACGTCGAAGAACTCCGCGCCCTCGCACGACAGTCGGACGTTGGTTCCACCGGCAACCAGATCGAGGGCGGCCTTGTGGAACGCGCGCGCACAGTCAACGGTGATGCGCCCCTTGAGGGTCAGATTCGACGTGCCCGTTTCCGGGTCGACGGCCACGTGAATCGGTTCATCGCTGCCCATTCGCCGCCCCTGTCTCAGAGTTTCTTGTCGCGTCTCAATCGGTCTCTCTCTTATCGAGCCGACCCACAGATATTTGCTCGAGAGTGCCCGAATCCCTTGTCTCGCCACCGAGCGCGTGATAGCCAGCGCCCGCGTGGAGAATCCGGTTCCGTGGAGTCGGTTCGATGAGCCCGTTCGTCGGCTCACCCGTTTGGTTGAGCGATTACCTCAACGCGCCCACATTCAGTTCAGAACGTGCGCGCTGTGAAGTCAAATTTGTGGGCACGGTGATTGCCCGTGAAATTGGTAAATCGCGCTCGTAAGTGGGTTCTGATTGGTCGAAAGACGTGCAAATTCACGGGGTGTGAGTGGGTGTGGCACTCTCAGCGGGGCACCGCGTTCCGATCGAGCACCGGCTTTTCGCCGGTCGCGATCGCAACCGAAAGAGGCCAAAGTATTGAAAGTTACAACCGAATTTTTCGACCGGCTATGATTTTGACTGTGCTTAAATTGCCTCCGGTCCGCGTTCACCTGTGCGAATGCGGATGCAGTCTTCTAGCGGCAGAATAAATATCTTGCCGTCGCCGATGCGCCCCTCCGGGCCGGTCCGGGCTGCGTCCATGATTGCGTTCACAGTCGGT
This region of Gemmata massiliana genomic DNA includes:
- a CDS encoding methyl-accepting chemotaxis protein translates to MSLSKRLRDLSLKWKLTAALVLLGLFPMAAVIYVADANARADLESRSGRLLELRASGTIDKIERNFFERYGDVQVFAFNPMALGAPGEVTAAANYYTKTYGLYDLMVVADVNGKVIAANTVTGEGKPLDTSALVGRDVKNEEWFQACINGRVPDGESYAQDVREDKWVAEVYRNRGMAVSFSAPVRDKAGKVVRVWSNRASWARVVEPIMQEVRESNKGMETQLISKTGVLLDDYDPKAVLSLNLREIGLKAAVLGTEGKTGFIIEEHKRRKVPQINAYSASAGYSTYKGFGWSVLVRQDESEVLTAAVATRLQLLAMAGAGTAILFGVALWLGATIARPIRKIMVSLGEVAQGDLTPHADVNGRDEVGQMAEAFNATVRGIRTALQQEKVSWEAVGKQREQNADFAGQIAAVSKAQAIIEFKMDGTIANANENFLRTMGYSLPEIQGRHHSMFAEPAFAASPEYREFWAKLNRGEYVANEFKRVGKGGKEIWIQASYNPILDLNGKPYKVVKYATDITAAKHMEQKVKEDAVELHQKVTAITASVSALAAGDFTQHAPDLGTDVVGQMATALNKAVVSVRTALEGVREVSVQLADASGQLSSASEEISTGAQEQASSLEETASALEEITATVKQNSDSAQQARQLAGSSKEIAEKGGQVVGSAVGAMSQINESSKKIADIITTIDEIAFQTNLLALNAAVEAARAGEQGRGFAVVASEVRNLAQRSATAAKEIKGLIEDSVKKVDAGTELVNRSGSTLGEIVTSVTRVTSIITEIAGASKEQSVGIDQVNKAVSQMDTVTQRNASQTEELSATAQTLTEQAAHLRDLVSRFKLSDDGHGASRPAPKPARAKVAAPKPRPAVARAMKSGHSNGNGHAHELDRLGSDAHDGFTEF
- a CDS encoding chemotaxis protein CheW, with translation MNAPETSDLNGSPDGSQFLTFFLQEEEYGLEILRVQEIKGYSKITPLPNTPREVKGVMNLRGTVVPVIDLRARFNLREAEYTPFTVIIVVTVGTKVVGLVVDAVSDVLNVEPKEMVPTPDLGSGVDTSFLNGIARTGERLVSLLNIDRLVGNATGPALTA
- a CDS encoding chemotaxis protein CheA, producing MRIDPTAYRKTFFDEAIDHLATLEGALLRLEKGPPDSTAVDEAFRAAHSVKGGADAVGFPHIAKFTHSVEGFLERFRANGQVPRRGLDILLEATDVLTRLVNAARHDEPPPDGTEELVARLAAEGAAVSAGESAGAEAPAGTNTRASKSWWETPNELDRLKPAEPVEQRVTAYVVTVTPHPEALRSGLDPLPLLRELAQLGTVGRVELNLSALPALADLDPERCYVAWTVHLETAQPLTAINDVFAFSPDMIKATVALAASAPAPAPAAPVAAAPTPPPAPATPAPPREPERPTPAAPPPPERSAPMPPRIENPGASLFGTFDRRLPTPDPIRFAAFLVKRSAITAEQALDALVRYRDGRQTAAAVAVQAGLMTIDQLRDMVEWMGADEGFSEAAIRLEYLTEGDLGRVLIRQEQGAPPLSDHLMASGALTEDAVARELAAYRSQAAAAPDPAASFSELPPVEMPRTPGESLLDENGAMIGDFCAEAAEHLETADRNLLTIDGDPTNADALNAVYRGFHTIKGVSSMLGLSAVQMLAHEAENLLNLAREGKVLLQGKPMDLVFASTDALKRQVQFVRTWANERGKLAEDATLPNLLAELRVAVGGPGHGHRPAAPHPAPAAPKADPHPAPAAPKAEAPKAEANHHDHPHPTPAAAHPHPTPAAPKADGHPEPAARRAPDKETVRVDKDRLDKLINTIGELVIAQSMAQQEFDELNAEAGVLSLALPELSKISRDLQELSLSLRMVPMQGTFQKMARLVRDLSRKMDKPVELELHGEETELDKTVVDQLGDPLMHMVRNAIDHGLEETSERAAVGKPTAGRVVLRAYHQGGSVFIELTDDGKGLDRERILKKALEKGIITEGQRLTDSEIYALIFEAGFSTAKAVTDVSGRGVGMDVVRRNVEALQGNILIRTQMGQGTTFTIRLPLTLAIMDGLVVGLGGEVYVLPLLSVVESFRPHPADMHRIAGRGEAVTVRGEVVPLLRLHEILGRPSEVTDPCRGLVVLVEDQGKKHAVLVDELLGQMQAVVKSLDANYKRVEGLAGATILGDGRVAMILDIHGLAQLHTQFGRGAPEPALASVGADDFFGGKL
- a CDS encoding response regulator: MTKTVLIVDDSPTMRQMVGDTLRGAGFAVLEGINGEDALRKVANKTVQLVITDFNMPIMGGIALIERLRAKPSFRFTPILVLTTETEMARKEQGRNAGATGWVTKPFDPTRLIQVVKRLVP
- a CDS encoding STAS domain-containing protein, with translation MGSDEPIHVAVDPETGTSNLTLKGRITVDCARAFHKAALDLVAGGTNVRLSCEGAEFFDVSALQIFLSLGRELMKQRRRCDIVGVTGPLAADFRLVGLGGAVAQS